In Streptomyces canus, one DNA window encodes the following:
- the mftF gene encoding mycofactocin biosynthesis glycosyltransferase MftF (Members of this protein family, MftF, are glycosyltransferases, members of PF00535 (glycosyl transferase family 2). The encoding gene is found as part of the mycofactocin cassette, in Mycobacterium tuberculosis, many other Actinobacteria, and occasional members of other lineages. Mycofactocin itself, a putative redox carrier, is a heavily modified derivative of the C-terminal Val-Tyr dipeptide of the mycofactocin precursor MftA (TIGR03969).) produces the protein MTLPLGFVVALDRDTRVLDGGRTLLGGSPLRLLRLTRRARPLLTGRTVHVRDRAGALLADRLLEAGLAHPVVRALPLPDDPRYTVVVPVRDRPRELDRLLASIGPDTPVIVVDDASTHRAPVEAAAARHGARFVPLRVNVGPAGARNAGLRLVGTPYVVFVDSDVVLPKDTVPTLLRHFCDPRVALAVPRVTALETPGSETWIGRYERTRSSLDLGSRPALVRPGTPVSWASTACAVARVDALGEGFDERLRIGEDVDIGWRAIKSGWRVRYEPSVHAAHEHRGRLGDWFRRKAAYGTGAHPLAERHPEFIAPAVLAPWSGAFVLALVAQRRWSLPVAGAVGATTVLRVCRKLDGTEHPVRLASSLTAMGALGALAQTSALLTRHWWPLTVAGCTISRRARRATALAAVADVALEYLHQGAALDPLRYGVARRLDDLAYGAGVWWSAIKGRSTAALRPRLRQPR, from the coding sequence ATGACGCTGCCCCTCGGATTCGTCGTGGCGCTCGATCGTGACACCCGCGTCCTGGACGGCGGCCGCACCCTCCTCGGTGGTTCCCCCCTGCGGCTGCTGCGCCTGACCCGGCGGGCACGTCCACTGCTGACCGGTCGTACGGTCCACGTACGGGACCGGGCGGGCGCCCTCCTGGCGGACCGGCTCCTGGAGGCAGGGCTGGCGCACCCGGTCGTCCGCGCCCTGCCCCTGCCCGACGACCCCCGGTACACGGTCGTCGTCCCCGTCCGCGACCGCCCGCGCGAGCTCGACCGCCTGCTGGCGAGCATCGGGCCGGACACCCCGGTGATCGTGGTCGACGACGCGTCGACTCACCGCGCTCCGGTCGAGGCGGCCGCCGCACGGCATGGCGCGCGCTTCGTCCCCCTGAGGGTCAACGTCGGTCCCGCCGGAGCCCGTAACGCGGGCCTTCGCCTGGTCGGCACGCCGTATGTGGTCTTCGTCGACTCCGACGTCGTCCTGCCCAAGGACACGGTCCCGACACTGCTGCGGCACTTCTGCGACCCGCGGGTCGCCCTGGCCGTCCCCCGCGTGACCGCTCTCGAAACACCCGGCTCCGAGACCTGGATCGGACGGTACGAGCGCACACGCTCCTCACTCGACCTGGGCAGCCGTCCCGCCCTGGTACGCCCCGGGACACCCGTCTCCTGGGCCTCCACGGCCTGCGCCGTCGCACGCGTCGACGCCCTGGGCGAGGGCTTCGACGAGCGGCTGAGAATCGGCGAGGACGTCGACATCGGCTGGCGCGCCATCAAGAGCGGGTGGCGGGTGCGCTACGAGCCCTCGGTCCATGCCGCCCACGAGCACCGCGGCCGCCTCGGGGACTGGTTTCGACGCAAGGCCGCCTACGGGACGGGAGCGCACCCGCTCGCCGAACGACACCCCGAGTTCATCGCGCCCGCTGTCCTCGCCCCCTGGAGCGGCGCCTTCGTCCTCGCCCTTGTCGCCCAGCGCCGTTGGTCGCTCCCGGTGGCAGGCGCCGTCGGCGCGACGACCGTCCTGCGCGTCTGCCGGAAACTGGACGGCACGGAGCACCCGGTACGGCTGGCCTCCTCACTGACGGCCATGGGCGCGCTCGGCGCGCTCGCCCAGACGTCCGCGCTGCTGACCCGGCACTGGTGGCCCCTCACGGTGGCCGGCTGCACGATCTCCCGCCGGGCACGCCGGGCCACCGCGCTGGCCGCGGTCGCCGACGTCGCTCTGGAATACCTGCACCAGGGCGCCGCTCTGGATCCCCTGAGGTACGGCGTCGCACGCCGCCTCGACGACCTCGCCTACGGCGCCGGTGTGTGGTGGTCCGCCATCAAGGGACGCTCCACTGCGGCTCTGCGGCCTCGGCTGCGGCAGCCGCGGTGA
- the mftE gene encoding mycofactocin biosynthesis peptidyl-dipeptidase MftE, whose protein sequence is MTTARHNRLAHRAWPTVSAKSLVLVPIGSTEQHGPHLPLNTDSVIAESVAGRAAEELSARLTPPPLVAPTLAYGASGEHAGFPGTVSLGHEALHAVIVETVRSLSLWAGRVVFVNGHGGNTATLDAALGALRAEGHAVAWAGCGITGGDAHAGRTETSLMLYLAPEEVRILEAVAGDTRPLDVLMPLLTAHGVKAVSPSGVLGNPAGASAEEGRRHVRTMVSRLVGQITAATTDERGRLLDPAAGDRPGTKAAGR, encoded by the coding sequence ATGACGACGGCACGGCACAACCGGCTCGCGCACCGGGCCTGGCCCACCGTTTCCGCCAAGAGCCTGGTCCTGGTGCCGATCGGCTCGACCGAGCAGCACGGGCCGCATCTGCCGCTGAACACCGACAGCGTCATCGCCGAGTCGGTAGCCGGCCGTGCCGCCGAGGAACTCTCCGCCCGTCTCACCCCGCCGCCCCTGGTGGCGCCCACGCTCGCCTACGGCGCCAGCGGCGAGCACGCCGGCTTCCCCGGCACCGTCTCCCTCGGACACGAGGCCCTGCACGCCGTGATCGTCGAAACCGTGCGCTCCCTGTCGCTGTGGGCCGGGCGCGTCGTCTTCGTCAACGGCCACGGCGGCAACACCGCCACCCTGGACGCGGCCCTCGGCGCCCTGCGCGCCGAGGGGCACGCCGTCGCCTGGGCCGGGTGCGGCATCACGGGAGGCGACGCGCACGCCGGCCGGACCGAGACCTCGCTCATGCTGTATCTCGCCCCTGAGGAGGTACGGATCCTCGAGGCCGTCGCCGGCGACACCCGCCCGCTGGATGTCCTGATGCCTCTGCTGACGGCCCACGGCGTCAAAGCCGTCTCGCCGTCGGGCGTGCTCGGTAACCCGGCCGGCGCCTCGGCCGAGGAGGGCCGCCGGCATGTGCGGACCATGGTGTCCCGGCTCGTCGGCCAGATCACCGCCGCAACGACGGACGAGCGCGGCCGCCTCCTGGACCCCGCGGCCGGCGACCGACCCGGCACGAAGGCGGCAGGGAGATGA
- the mftD gene encoding pre-mycofactocin synthase MftD (MftD, an enzyme found in the mycofactocin biosynthesis locus, performs an oxidative deamination of 3-amino-5-[(p-hydroxyphenyl)methyl]-4,4-dimethyl-2-pyrrolidinone (AHDP). The resulting compound, now called pre-mycofactocin (PMFT), is a biologically active redox cofactor that can oxidize the non-exchangeable NADH of TIGR03971 family SDR-type oxidoreductases.), protein MAHNPWFETVAEAQRRAKKRLPSSVYGALVAGSERGRTIDDNAAAFVDLGFAPHVVGHHAERDLTTTVLGVETAFPVLISPTGVQAVHPEGEVAVARAAANRGVIMGLSSFASKPVEEVVQANPDTFFQLYWSGTRDSMVQRMDRARSAGAKALIATLDWSFSHGRDWGSPQIPDKLDVRTMAKFAPDVLPRPRWLWTYLRSGRLPDLTVPNLRPPRGEAPTFFGAYGEWMQTTPPTWEDVAWLRKEWGGPFLLKGVTRVDDARRAVDAGVTAISVSNHGGNNLDTTPATVRVLPSVVDAVGDDIEVLLDGGVRRGSDVAKALALGARAVLIGRAYLWGLAANGQAGVENVLDILRGGLDSAVLGLGRSSVHELSPDDLVIPPGFTLTLGGTSAPAPVAG, encoded by the coding sequence ATGGCCCACAACCCCTGGTTCGAGACGGTCGCCGAGGCCCAGCGCCGGGCGAAAAAACGCCTGCCCAGCAGCGTCTACGGAGCACTCGTCGCCGGCTCCGAGCGCGGCCGTACGATCGACGACAACGCCGCGGCCTTCGTCGATCTCGGCTTCGCCCCGCACGTCGTGGGCCATCATGCCGAACGCGACCTGACCACGACCGTCCTCGGCGTCGAGACGGCGTTCCCCGTGCTGATCTCTCCCACCGGTGTGCAGGCCGTGCACCCGGAAGGAGAGGTCGCCGTGGCGCGGGCCGCGGCGAACCGGGGCGTCATCATGGGGCTGAGCTCCTTCGCGAGCAAACCGGTGGAGGAGGTCGTCCAGGCCAACCCCGACACCTTCTTCCAGCTGTACTGGAGCGGCACCCGGGACAGCATGGTGCAGCGTATGGACAGGGCCAGGTCCGCGGGCGCCAAAGCGCTCATCGCCACCCTCGACTGGTCCTTCTCCCACGGCCGCGACTGGGGAAGCCCGCAGATCCCCGACAAGCTCGACGTGAGGACCATGGCGAAGTTCGCTCCCGACGTGCTGCCCCGCCCCCGGTGGCTGTGGACGTATCTGCGCTCCGGCCGGCTTCCCGACCTCACGGTCCCCAACCTCCGCCCCCCGCGCGGCGAAGCACCCACCTTCTTCGGCGCCTACGGCGAGTGGATGCAGACCACCCCGCCCACCTGGGAGGACGTCGCCTGGCTCCGCAAGGAGTGGGGCGGGCCCTTCCTGCTCAAGGGCGTGACCCGGGTGGACGACGCCAGACGGGCCGTCGACGCCGGGGTGACGGCGATCTCGGTGTCCAACCACGGCGGCAACAACCTCGACACCACCCCCGCCACCGTCCGGGTGCTCCCCTCCGTCGTGGACGCCGTCGGCGATGACATCGAAGTCCTGCTCGACGGCGGCGTCCGGCGCGGCAGCGACGTGGCCAAGGCACTGGCGCTCGGCGCCCGGGCCGTCCTGATCGGGCGAGCGTACCTGTGGGGCCTGGCGGCGAACGGCCAGGCCGGCGTCGAGAACGTGCTGGACATCCTGCGCGGCGGCCTCGACTCCGCGGTGCTGGGTCTGGGCCGCTCGTCCGTCCACGAGCTGTCCCCCGACGACCTGGTGATTCCTCCCGGGTTCACCCTGACCCTCGGCGGCACGAGTGCCCCCGCCCCGGTCGCCGGATGA